CCGGAGCAGCCTCCTTCTTGTTCAAGTCGATCACGGTCGAGGAGAAGGTCCGTTCCTTGGAGAGGACCGCGAGGCCGAGCGAGGTCAGCATGAAGATGATGGCGGCCGCCACCGTGACCTTGCTCAGGAACGTGCCCGGCCCGCGGCTGCCGAAGACCGTCTGGCTGGATCCGCCGAACGCCGCGCCGATCTCGGCCCCCTTGCCCGACTGGAGCAGGATGGCGCCGATCATCAGGAAGCAGACGATGACGTGAACGATGACCGCCAGGGTATACATCTCGTGTTATGGCCTCACCTTTCCGTGTGCGAGGGACAGGATTCTAGCAAAGGACTGCTCCTGGAGACAAGCCCCACCCACGAGCGCCCCGTCTATTTGCTCGGAGGCCAGAAACTCCCCGGCGTTCTCCGGCGTCACGCTGCCTCCGTAGAGCACGAGCGTCCGCTCGCCCGCCTCCGCGCCCCAGCCGCTCGCCAGCGTGGCCCTGAGCGTCCGATGGACGGCCGAGGCAAGGGCGGCGGTGGCGGCACGGCCGGTCCCGATGGCCCAGACCGGCTCGTAGGCCAGGGTCACCAGCGCCAGGTCGTCCTTCGAGAGGCCCGCC
This sequence is a window from Nitrospirota bacterium. Protein-coding genes within it:
- the secG gene encoding preprotein translocase subunit SecG, with protein sequence MYTLAVIVHVIVCFLMIGAILLQSGKGAEIGAAFGGSSQTVFGSRGPGTFLSKVTVAAAIIFMLTSLGLAVLSKERTFSSTVIDLNKKEAAPAPAPQADAQSKELAPAPASPASPAPATP